One segment of Panicum virgatum strain AP13 chromosome 3K, P.virgatum_v5, whole genome shotgun sequence DNA contains the following:
- the LOC120701110 gene encoding F-box/LRR-repeat/kelch-repeat protein At1g09650-like gives MAGSDEKRRRILAAAIPEDLLISEVLARLPVRSLARCRCVCRSWHAGIAGAAFARRHLELSRARPPPLSVLVIPREIDDDDDQATTGEISFHRLVLPPPGRTIAAEADLMLEKAWPGGITRLIFPTHCDGLVAVATTTDTVFVCNPATREFVALPPGSRNAERDRLENIALPVALGFDKWRNSYVVARYFYRMYGRISYDEITGESSQDYDIGHEVFPLAGGGGGGAWELTQDPPHAIGFKRPICTRRAFYWHSDVPRPRLMRFGLQHRAFDVVPRPPTGWSSMDDMTELADGKLCYVHAAAKASFQVWLADERPELQWSLRCRINLVDPEPKCSYNLMPVAADGDVLVAIVGEKVCRCNMQNGSVEEVVDKLQLQYERPDGSKYLCQSYYSIRYATPYMESLVSPR, from the coding sequence ATGGCGGGCTCCGACGAGAAGCGCCGCCGGATCTTGGCCGCCGCCATCCCGGAAGATCTGCTGATATCCGAGGTCCTGGCCCGCCTCCCCGTCCGGTCCCTCGCCCGCTGCAGGTGCGTGTGCCGCTCCTGGCACGCCGggatcgccggcgccgccttcgcccgccgccacctcgaGCTGTCCcgcgcgaggccgccgccgctgtccgtGCTCGTCATCCCCCGCGagatcgacgacgacgacgaccaagCCACGACCGGGGAGATCAGCTTCCACCGCCtcgtgctgccgccgccaggacgcaccatcgccgccgaggcaGATCTCATGCTCGAGAAGGCGTGGCCCGGGGGCATCACGCGCCTCATCTTCCCCACGCACTGCGACGGCCTGGTCGCCGTCGCCACGACCACGGACACGGTGTTCGTCTGCAACCCGGCCACCAGGGAGTTCGTCgcgctgccgcccggcagccgcaACGCCGAGCGGGACCGCCTGGAGAACATAGCCCTGCCGGTGGCTCTCGGCTTCGACAAGTGGCGCAACAGCTACGTCGTCGCCAGATACTTCTACCGGATGTACGGCCGGATATCCTACgacgagatcaccggcgagagCTCGCAGGACTACGACATCGGCCACGAGGTGttcccgctcgccggcggcggcggcggcggcgcatgggagCTCACCCAAGACCCACCGCACGCCATCGGGTTCAAGAGGCCCATCTGCACGCGGCGGGCCTTCTACTGGCACTCCGACGTGCCCAGGCCGCGGCTGATGCGGTTCGGCCTGCAGCACCGGGCGTTCGACGTGGTGCCTCGCCCTCCCACCGGCTGGAGCTCCATGGACGACATGACGGAGCTAGCAGACGGCAAGCTCTGCTACGTGCACGCCGCCGCGAAGGCGTCGTTCCAGGTCTGGCTGGCAGACGAGAGGCCGGAGCTGCAGTGGTCGCTGCGCTGCCGCATCAATCTCGTCGACCCCGAACCCAAATGCAGCTACAACCTCATGCCGGTCGCCGCCGACGGGGACGTGCTCGTGGCCATTGTCGGCGAGAAGGTGTGCAGGTGCAACATGCAGAACGGAAGCGTGGAGGAAGTAGTGGACAAGCTCCAGCTGCAATACGAGCGACCAGACGGATCCAAGTACCTGTGCCAATCATATTACTCCATTCGCTATGCCACGCCCTACATGGAGAGTTTGGTCTCACCTCGCTAG
- the LOC120701109 gene encoding F-box protein At3g22350-like: MEKRRRQMMAASTSIIPDDLLVSEVLIRLPAKSVARCRCVCRSWRAGIAGAAFVRRHLELSRAGQRQHPSVLAIPRWIDPFDGYATCEVIRFHRLVLPPPGRRARAPPGIVDAELVLDKAWPEGITRLIAPTHCDGLVAIATVTDRVFVCNPATGEFAALPLGSHNAELDHCEDFVPQVALGFDRYFYRTYGAGQDHDDDVGHEVFALGAGGSWEPTQDPPHAVGVQRPMCTRRAFYWHADEPEPRLMRFGLRDRAFAVARHPPTGWNPADDMLDLEDGSKLCGGLRCRIDLVGPHPGVRYNLMPVTAADDGDTLVALAGGTTLWKYDMGNRGAEEEAVVEMDLVRCSA, translated from the exons AtggagaagcgccgccgccagatGATGGCTGCCAGCACCAGCATCATCCCGGACGACCTGCTGGTCTCCGAGGTCCTCATCCGCCTCCCGGCCAAGTCCGTCGCGCGCTGCAGGTGCGTGTGCCGCTCCTGGCGCGCCGGGATCGCCGGAGCCGCCTTCGTCCGCCGCCACCTCGAGCTGTCCCGCGCGGGGCAGCGGCAGCACCCCTCCGTGCTCGCCATCCCTCGCTGGATCGACCCTTTCGACGGCTACGCCACCTGCGAGGTGATCAGATTCCACCGTCTCGTCCTGCCGCCCCCAGGACGGCGGGCACGGGCTCCTCCGGGGATCGTCGACGCCGAGCTCGTCCTGGACAAGGCGTGGCCCGAGGGCATCACGCGCCTCATCGCCCCCACGCACTGCGACGGCCTGGTCGCCATCGCCACCGTCACCGACAGGGTGTTCGTCTGCAACCCTGCCACCGGAGAGTTCGCCGCGCTGCCGCTCGGCAgccacaacgccgagctggacCACTGCGAGGATTTCGTCCCGCAGGTGGCCCTCGGTTTCGACAG GTACTTCTACCGGACGTACGGCGCCGGCCAggaccacgacgacgacgtcggcCACGAGGTGTTCGctctcggcgccggcggctcatGGGAGCCGACCCAGGACCCGCCGCACGCCGTGGGAGTCCAGAGGCCGATGTGCACGCGGCGGGCCTTCTACTGGCACGCCGACGAGCCGGAGCCGCGGCTGATGCGGTTCGGCCTGCGAGACAGGGCGTTCGCCGTGGCGCGGCACCCTCCCACCGGCTGGAACCCCGCCGACGACATGCTGGACCTGGAGGACGGGAGCAAGCT ATGCGGTGGTCTGCGCTGCCGCATCGACCTCGTCGGCCCGCACCCCGGCGTCCGCTACAACTTGATGCCGGTGACCGCCGCCGACGACGGGGACACACTGgtggccctcgccggcggcacgACGCTGTGGAAGTACGACATGGGGAACCGAGGtgcggaggaggaagcggtgGTGGAGATGGACCTCGTGCG GTGCTCTGCATGA
- the LOC120699909 gene encoding uncharacterized protein LOC120699909 — translation MDNDQPRTPKLTDMTSRGLHKHRCKVCTKNFHSGRALGGHMSCHRHAGMQPKDTPSPPPVTVDPPVSLLGPSDEKLSLPSLEMQCLHLSKEFSTCQSLRGSMRMHCEKKVMSKPGEEPAGLMDASANANVDHEYNMMLFSPVKHKRSKRGIPVLDSEEISAAAALLMLAEYSDKPSAYEDCYGGDNDDNISTPNLLKEVSLNAFNQLVKSDEVMSNTRPKSDKNSAYEGFYELSEKENSMNLAADVPKKIVLFNVFHNELVDGDAEFMKLEADISVENVKSGSLSVAVNDKRYQCKVCGKLLRSGYTFGCHMRLHCDKENSKNLVADVPREVLLNVFGNGMNVDAESMKPGADNSVEDLNFGDLSAAVNIKRYQCKVCGKLLRSGRALGGHMTLHLHRRKENTFNLVADVPKTELLLNVFNHGLDGDAEFMKPGADISIELKSSDLSAAVNVKRHQCKVCGKLLGSGHALGGHMILHYVRKCNLHQGVADCPPAMVEEKMQKPELDCPIFYGRRPRSHEREI, via the exons ATGGATAACGACCAACCAAGAACTCCAAAGCTTACAG ATATGACATCCAGAGGGCTCCACAAGCATCGGTGTAAAGTCTGCACTAAAAACTTTCATTCAGGGAGGGCTCTTGGAGGCCACATGTCGTGCCACCGGCATGCTGGCATGCAGCCAAAGGACACGCCTAGCCCTCCTCCCGTTACTGTTGATCCACCTGTGTCACTTCTGGGTCCTAGTGATGAGAAGCTTTCTCTGCCATCTTTGGAAATGCAATGCCTGCACCTCTCAAAGGAGTTCTCTACCTGCCAATCTCTGAGGGGGAGCATGAGGATGCACTGTGAGAAGAAGGTGATGTCCAAGCCCGGCGAAGAACCAGCTGGGCTGATGGATGCTTCGGCCAATGCTAATGTTGATCATGAGTACAACATGATGCTGTTCTCTCCAGTGAAGCATAAGCGATCAAAGAGGGGGATACCGGTGCTCGATTCAGAGGAGATATCCGCTGCAGCTGCTCTTCTGATGCTCGCAGAGTATTCTGACAAGCCTTCTGCTTATGAGGATTGCTATGGGGGAGATAACGACGACAACATTTCAACGCCCAATTTGTTGAAGGAGGTGAGTCTGAATGCTTTTAATCAGCTGGTTAAATCTGATGAGGTCATGAGTAACACGAGGCCTAAGTCTGACAAGAATTCAGCTTATGAGGGTTTCTATGAACTCTCTGAGAAGGAAAACAGTATGAATTTGGCTGCTGATGTTCCCAAGAAGATTGTGCTATTTAATGTGTTTCATAATGAGCTGGTGGATGGAGATGCTGAGTTCATGAAGCTGGAGGCTGACATTTCAGTTGAGAATGTGAAGTCTGGTAGCCTATCAGTTGCAGTGAACGACAAGAGATACCAATGCAAGGTCTGTGGAAAGTTATTAAGGTCAGGTTACACATTTGGTTGCCACATGAGGTTGCACTGTGACAAGGAAAACAGTAAGAACTTGGTTGCTGATGTTCCCAGGGAGGTGCTGCTGAATGTGTTTGGTAATGGAATGAATGTTGATGCTGAATCCATGAAGCCAGGGGCTGATAACTCTGTTGAGGACTTGAACTTTGGTGACCTTTCGGCTGCAGTGAACATCAAAAGGTACCAGTGCAAGGTCTGTGGAAAGTTATTAAGGTCAGGGCGGGCATTGGGAGGCCACATGACGTTACACCTACACCGTCGCAAGGAGAACACTTTCAATTTGGTTGCTGATGTTCCCAAGACGGAGTTGCTTCTGAATGTGTTTAATCATGGGCTGGATGGAGATGCTGAGTTCATGAAGCCAGGGGCTGACATTTCAATTGAGTTGAAGTCCAGTGACCTCTCAGCTGCAGTTAACGTCAAGAGACATCAGTGCAAGGTCTGTGGGAAGTTATTAGGATCAGGGCACGCTTTGGGAGGACACATGATTTTACACTACGTCCGGAAGTGCaatcttcaccaaggggttgCTGACTGTCCTCCTGCTATGGTGGAAGAGAAAATGCAGAAGCCTGAATTGGACTGTCCCATCTTTTATGGACGGAGGCCACGTTCACATGAGAGAGAAATCTGA